DNA sequence from the Geobacter sp. AOG2 genome:
TGAGAAATGCGTCAAGAGCATGAAGCCGGAAGAGGTTATCGAAGAGGTCAAAAAATCCGGTCTCCGCGGCCGTGGGGGCGGTGGTTTCCCCACCGGCATGAAATGGTCCTTCTGCAAGGCCTCTCCCGGCGATCACAAATACCTGATCTGCAACGCCGATGAAGGGGACCCGGGCGCGTTCATGGACCGCTCCCTGCTGGAAGGAGACCCCTACTGTATCATAGAGGGCATGATGGTTGCGGCCTATGCCATCGGATGCGACTTCGGTTATGTATATGTGCGCGCCGAATACCCGCTGGCGGTTCAACGCCTCCAGCGCGCCATCGACGTTTGCTACGAAAAAGGCTACCTGGGTCAGAATATCCAGGGGTGGGGCCTTAATTTCGACATGCGTATCAAGATGGGTGCCGGTGCCTTCGTTTGCGGTGAAGAAACCGCCCTAATGGCCTCCATTGAGGGGCAACGAGGTATGAGCCGCCCCCGTCCGCCGTTTCCGGCCGTACGCGGCCTGTGGGGCAAGCCGACCAACATCAACAACGTCGAGACTTTTGCCAACGTCCGGCATATCATCAACAAAGGTGCTGCCTGGTATGCTTCTCTGGGTACCGAGACCACCAAAGGGACCAAGATTTTTGCCGTTACCGGTAAGGTCAAGCACACCGGTCTGGTAGAGGTTCCGGCCGGCATGACCGTCCGCGCGGTTCTCTATGACGTGTGCGGGGGCATCCTCAATAATCGCAAGTTCAAGGCCGTCCAGGCCGGTGGTCCGTCCGGGGGTTGCATTCCCGGCGAGATCCTAGACACCCCGGTTGATTACGACTCCCTGATCAAGGCCGGCGCCATGATGGGCTCCGGCGGCTTGGTCGTCATGGACGAGACCACCTGCATGGTGGACGTCGCCCGCTTCTTCCTGAGCTTCACCAGGATGGAGTCCTGCGGTAAATGCGTTCCCTGCCGTATCGGCCTGAAGGTCATGCTGGATATTCTGGAGCGGATTACCGAAGGGCGCGGCGAACTGTCCGATATCGATACCCTCCTGGATCTGGGGGTTGCCATCAAGAAGGCCTCCCTGTGCGGCCTCGGCCAGACTGCTCCCAACCCGATCCTTTCCACCATCAACTATTTCCGCCACGAGTACGAGGCCCATATCACCGATAAACGGTGCCCCTCCAACAGTTGCAAGGAGTTGCTCCTGTGGCAGATTGTGGAGGACAAGTGCGTCAAGTGCGGTGCCTGCAAGAAAGCCTGCCCGGTGGACGCCATTACCTGGGAAAAAGGGCAGATCGCCTTCCTGGACAAGGAAAAATGCACCAAGTGCAAGTCCTGTTATGACGCCTGCCGCTTCATGGCGATCGAATAGAACCGGTTCCTTAACGAGTCAAACTCATTGATAGAGGTTGAGATGGTAAATCTGACGATAGATGACAAGCAGGTTACGGCTCCCAAGAGCGCGACCATTTACGAAGCCGCCAAGATCAACGGGATCAAGATCCCGATCCTGTGCCACGACAAGAAATTGAAACCCTTCGGCGCCTGCCGCATGTGCTTGGTGGAAGTGGAACAGATGAAGGGACGGCAGATTCCGGCCTGTACTACGCCGGTCACCGACGGCATGATCATCCGTACCTCAACCCCGGATATCATCAAGGCTCGCAAGATGGTCCTGGAACTCTTGCTGCTCAACCACCCCATCGACTGTCCGGTCTGTGACAAGGGTGGTGACTGCGACTTGCAGAACCTGACCTATGAATATCAGGTGAATGCCAACCGTTTCAGTGATGAGAAATTTCACCATGAGATTGACTATAGCAACCCGCTGATCGAGCGCGACATGAACCGCTGCGTGCTGTGCGGCAAGTGCGCCCGCATCTGCGACGAGATCGTCTCCTTCGGCGCCCTGACCTTCATCAGTCGTGGCATTGAAACAAAGATCGGCTGCGAGTTCGAAGGCTCGCTCAACTGTGAGTTCTGCGGTTCCTGTGTCTCTGTCTGCCCGGTCGGCTCGCTTCTGGCACGTCCTTTCAAGTTCAAGGCCCGCTTCTGGGCTCTTACCAACCAGAAATCCGTGTGCAGCTACTGCGGCACCGGCTGCAACCTGACCCTTGGCGTCAAGGACAACAAAGTTCTGACCACGGTTTACGACGAAAACCAGGGATTCCACAACGGCCAACTCTGCTGTCGTGGCCGGTTCGGGTATCAGTTCATCAACTCGGACAAGCGCCTGACCACCCCGCTGGTTCGTAAGGGCGGTGCCCTGATGGAAGCGAGTTGGGACGAAGCACTGGAGTTGGTCGCCACTCGCCTGAGGGGTGCCGGTGCATCGGCGGCCGCCTTGGCCACGCCGCGCCTAACCAACGAAGAACTGCTGCTGTTCAAGAAACTGATGGAGGCCGCCGGTTCCGCCAATTACGACCATTCAGCCGGCTACGCCCACGCCGCCCTTACCAAGGGTTTCGCCCGCAGCTTCGGGGCAACGGCTTCTCCTTCGACCATTCTTGATATACAGAAGAGCGACCTACTTCTGGTCATCAAGACCGATAGCTATGAAACTCATCCAGTGATCGGTTTCGAGATCAACATGGCGGTCAAGAACAAGGGCGCCAAGCTGAACATCCTCTCCGACAAGCGCGGTAAGCTCTCCAAGCTGCCGGACGCCAAAACCTTCGTGCACACCCCTGGCAGCGAGATCGCCGTCATCAACTCCCTGGCAAAGGCGATCTTAGATGAAAAACTGGCTGCAGGTTCCGCCGTTTCGATCCCCGGTTATGCCGATCTGGAAAAGGCTCTGGCCGGTTTCACACCGGATGCGGTTGCCGTGCAGAGCGGCCTGAGCGCCGCCGCAATCAAGCAACTTGCCAGCGACTACGCAAAGGCCGAGAAAGCCTTGATCATCTTCCCCGTCGGCAATGCCTATCCCGGCCATAACGCCGACATGGCCAGCGCCGTGGCCAACCTGGCTCTCCTGACCGGCAAGCTCGGCACGGAAGGGAGCGGCGTCCTTTGCATGGCTGAAAAGAACAACAGCCAGGGCGCCGTGGATATGGGGTTCTACGCCACCAGCGGTCTGCAGGCGGGACAGATCATGGACGGTTGCGCCAGCGGTGCAATCAAAACCCTGTTCCTTGCCGGCGAGAACCCGGTCGTTTCCTACCCGAACCGGGCTGTCGTCACGACGGCCCTTGACAAAGTTGAATTTCTGGTGGTCTCCGACCTGTTCATGACCGAGACTGCGGCCATGGCCGACGTCGTGCTACCTGCCTGCTCTTTTGCCGAAAAGGAAGGGACCTTCACCAGCGTTGACCGTCGTGTTCAGCACATCAAACCGGCCATCAGGAAGGTCGGCCAAAGCCGTACCGATTTTGAGATCTTCAGCACTCTGATCGCCAAGCTGGGTGGGCAGGCGCCCGCCGCGCCGGCGGCCGTATTCGGTGAGATTGCGGCATCAGCCCCCGGATATGCCGGCATGTCCTATGCCGCCCTAGGAGAAACGGGGGCCTTTGCACCGGTTGACATCACGCCCGCGTTCGTCGTGCCCAAGACAGTGGCCGTTGAACCGGCGGCAGGCAAACTGGCTCTGGTCATCGGCAGCGTCCTGTACCATAACGGCACCCTGTCCCAGTTTGGCGAAGGTCCCATGTATGTCTGCCCTGAAGGGTACGTGGAACTCTCCCGTGGCGATGCCGCCAAGCTGAATGTCGCAGAAAACGATCTGCTGAATGTGACCTCCGCGGCCGGCTCGACCAAGCTGAAGGCCAGGATCAGCTCGCGCATGCCTGAAGGCGTGCTGTTCAGTCCGTACCACTTTGGCGCGGCTGAAATCAACCGGGTCTGGAGCGGTGCTCCGGTTACCTGGGTGACCGTGACCAAGTAATCTGAAACTAACGTTCTCGGACTTATTTCATACTCGCAAGAAAAGAGGGACAGATGGGAATCGAGATTTTAGGACTGCCGATGATGTATTACATCGCCATGGTCGCCAAGGTTCTTGTGGCATTCGTCTTCGTGCTCTTGACCGTGGCCTATGCCACCTACGCCGAGCGTAAAATCATCGGCCACATGCAGGTACGCCTGGGACCGATGCGCACCGGCTGGCACGGCCTGTTGCAACCGATCGCCGACGGGGTCAAGCTCTTTTTCAAGGAAGAGATTATCCCCTCCCAGGCGAGTACGTTCGCGTTCCTGATCGCGCCGCTGATCGCCCTCATACCGGCCTTTATCACCTTTGCAGTCATCCCCTTCGGCGGCGTCATCGAGGTGGGAGGCTATAAGATCCCGCTACAGATCGCCAGCTATTTCGACATGAATGCAGGTCGGGTCTTCGATGTCAACGTCGGCGTCCTCTATATCCTGGCAATGTCCTCCCTGGGGGTTTACGGCATCGTCCTGGCTGGTTGGGCGTCTAACAGCAAATACTCCCTGATGGGCGGCCTGCGCGCCTCTGCACAGATGATCTCCTACGAGCTTTCGGCCGGTCTGGCCATTGTGTCGGTGTTCATGCTCTCCGGTACCCTGTCACTCAACGAGATCGTTAATCAGCAGTCCGGTTTCGGCTGGTATGCCTTCAAGCAACCACTGGCTGCCGTCATGTTCTTCATCTGCTCCCTGGCCGAGATCAACCGCACTCCCTTCGACCTTCCCGAGGCAGAAACCGAGTTGGTATCCGGTTTCTGCACCGAGTATTCAAGCATGAAGTACGCCATGTTTTTCATGGCCGAGTATGCAAACATGGTGACGGTCTGCGCCCTGACGGCAACCCTGTTTCTGGGCGGCTGGAACGGACCGCTGGCTACCGCTATTCCCCTGCTTGGACCGGTCTATTTCGTGGCCAAGGTGTATTTCCTGATGTTTTTCTGCATGTGGATTCGCGCCACACTGCCCCGCTACCGTTACGATCAGCTCATGCACCTGGGATGGAAAGTGCTCCTGCCGCTGGCGCTGGTGAATATCGTGGTGACCGGCGTCGTTGGCTACTTCATCAACTAAGCTGTACGAGACACGCAACTCCAAGAACAAGGATGGAATCATGAATCCGATTACGCCGATTATAAATGGTCTGAAGATCACTCTGAGCCACCTCTTCAAGAAGCCGGTCACCCTGCAGTACCCGACCGAGCGTCCCAAGGTCGCGCAACGTTTCAGGGGATTGCATGCCCTCAACGTCTCCCACAACAAGGCCAAATGCGTGGCGTGCTACCTCTGCCCCACGGTCTGCCCGGCCAAGTGCATCACCGTCGAGGCGGGTGAGGATGCCAATCACGATAAGTATGCGGCCAGGTATGAGATCGACATGCTACGGTGCATCTTCTGCGGTTATTGCGTGGAGGCCTGTCCGGTGGACGCCATCAGGATGACCGGCGAGTTCGAGCTGGCAAACTATCGCCGCCAGGATTTTGTCTATTCCAAGGAACGCCTCTTAGAAAAGAAATAAAGGAGCAGTGCATGGAAACCCTCTTCTTCCTAATCATCACGCTGGTGGCCATTGTGTCGGCGATCCTGGTGATCACCTGCAAGAACCCGATCAATAGCGCCCTGTCGCTGGTGATGACCTTCTTCTGCCTGGCAACATACTATGTCATGCTGGATGCCCCCTTCATGGCAGCCGTGCAGGTAATGGTGTACGCCGGTGCCATCATGGTCCTGATCGTGTTTACCATCATGCTGCTCAACATCAGGGTTGACGCGACCAAGAAACATTCCCACAAAATCGTGTTGGGTTCCATTATCGGTTTCTTCACCCTGGTCAACACGGCCTTCATCATCTTCAAGAGCCGTGTTGCCATGCCCAACGGGCCATTGACCGGTGAGATGATCAGGCAACAGGGGCACACCGAACTGATCGGGCGCGAGATGTTCACCACCTTCCTGCTCCCCTTCGAAATCACCTCGATCCTGCTCCTGGTGGCCATTGTCGGCGCGGTCATCCTGGCAAAGAAAAAACTCTAACAGAGGGCATATACATGGAAAACCTGAACAGCTATCTCATCGTGAGCGCCATCCTCTTCTCCATCGGGACCATCGGCGTGCTGACCCGTAAGAATGCCATCGTGATCTTCATGTGCGTTGAACTGATGCTCAATGCGGTCAACCTGACGTTCGTGGCGCTCTCCCGTCATCTGGGCAACCTGGACGGCCAGATCTTCGTGTTTTTCGTCATGACCGTCGCCGCCGCCGAGGCTGCCGTCGGCCTGGCCCTGATGATTGCCTTCTACAACAACAAGGAATCCATTGATGTGGAAGACATGAACATCATGAAGTGGTAGCAGTACTGCGGCATAACCAGAGAGTAGACAACGTTTAACGATTGTATAAAAGGAGTCTTACATGTTTGACAACGTATGGCTGATCCCGCTCTTCCCCTTCATCGGCTTCCTGGTCAACGGCCTTTTGGGGAAAAAGATCAAGAACGAGACCGTCATCGGTGGTATCGGCGCATTTGCCGTGCTCTGTTCGTTCATCGTTTCCTGTATGACCATACTCAGTCTCCTGTCGTTGCCGGGTGAGGAGCGGGTGGCCAACGTCAAGTTGTTTACCTGGATCACCTCAGGCAACTTCAATGCCGACATCGCCTTCCTGATCGATCCGCTCTCCTGTGTCATGATCATGATCGTCACCGGCGTAGGCTTCCTGATCCATGTCTACTCCATCGGTTACATGCACGGTGAAGAAGGGTTCTACCGTTTCTTCGCCTACCTGAACCTGTTCATGTTCTCCATGCTTCTCCTGGTGTTGGGTAACAACCTGCTTCTGATGTTCGTCGGTTGGGAGGGCGTCGGTCTTTGCTCCTATCTGCTGATCGGCTACTACTTCCACAAAAAATCGGCTGGCGACGCCGGCAAGAAAGCATTTGTCATGAACCGTGTCGGCGACTTCGGTTTTCTGCTGGGCGCCTTCACCCTGTTCTGGTACATGGGGCAGAACCATAACGTTTGGACCATCAAATTCACCGAACTGGCCGCCAATTCCCATCTCCTGCCGACCGGCGGAATTGTTACCGTGATCACCCTCTGCTTCTTCCTGGGAGCGACCGGCAAGTCGGCCCAGATCCCTCTCTATACCTGGCTGCCGGACGCCATGGAAGGCCCGACTCCCGTCTCAGCTCTGATCCACGCTGCTACCATGGTCACCGCCGGCGTGTATATGATCGGCCGCATGAATTACCTGTTCATCCGCTCCCCCGAAACCCTTATGGTTATCGCCGTGATCGGCGCATGTACCGCACTGTTCGCCGCCACCATCGGCACGGCGCAGAACGATATCAAGCGCGTGCTGGCCTACTCGACCGTTTCGCAGCTCGGTTACATGTTCCTGGCCATGGGCTCCGGTGCCTTTGCCGCCGGTATCTTCCACCTCATGACCCACGCCTTCTTCAAGGCCTGTCTGTTCCTCGGGTCCGGCGCGGTGATCCACTCCATGCATCATGCCCTGCACCATGTCCATTCCCATGATGACGCTCAGGATATGCGCAACATGGGCGGGTTGAAATCCAAAATGCCGCTGACCTTTCTGACCTTTTTACTGGCAACCATCGCTATTTCCGGCATACCCGGCTTCTCGGGCTTCTTCTCCAAGGACGAGATCCTCTGGCAGGCTTTCTCCAACCCCCACCACGGTGATTTGAACTACCTGCTATGGGGCATGGGAGCCGTGGCCGCCGGCCTGACCGCCTTTTACATGTTCCGTTTGGTGTTCATGACGTTCTTCGGCGAATGCCGCATCACCCCCAAGGCCAAGGACCACCTGCACGAATCACCCATGGTGATCGTCATCCCCCTGATCGTGCTGGCTGCCCTGTCGGTAGTGGGCGGTTACATCGGTTTGCCCAAGTTGATCGGCGAACTGTTCGGTGGTATCCCCAACTATTTTGAACACTATCTGGAGCCGGTCTTCAAGTTCTCGGAAGAATACATGGCGCAACATGCGGCCCATGGCGCCGAACACCACAGTATCGGTCTCGAGTGGGGCCTGATGGGGTTGTCAGTCCTGATTGCGCTGTTTGGCATCGGTGTCGCCTTTACCATGTACGTCAAAAATACAGAATTGCCGAAAAGATTCGTGGCCACATTTCCGGCACTGCACCGCGCCGTCTACAACAAATGGTACATTGATGAACTGTACGACTACCTGTTCGTCAACCCCTGCAAGGCGCTGGGCCGTTTTCTTTGGAAAGGCTTCGACGTTGTGGTGGTCGATGGTGCCGTCAACGGCGTCGCCAATGTGGTGATGGCCTTCAGCGGTGTGTTCCGCTATATGCAGTCCGGTTACATCTACAACTACGCTTGGTCCATGGCCTTCGGTGTGGTGGTGATGCTGGGCTACTACGTCTTCAAGTAAACGACACTTGCAATTTGCATAAAGGAGCATGAATTCATGAGTAACCACCTACTGAGCCTGACGACATTCCTGCCGATACTGGGTGTCTTGCTGCTGCTGTTCATCCCCAAGGACAGCAAGGGAGTGCTGCGAGGTGTCGCGTTAGCGGTGACCGTGGTGACCTTTCTGGTGTCGTTGCCGATTCTGACCGGCTTCCAGACCAACGCCGACTTCCAGTTCACCGAGAACGTACCCTGGATTGCCGCAGGCCCGTTCGCCATGCGCTACAATGTGGGTATAGACGGCATCAGCCTCTGGCTCGTCATCCTGACCACCTTCATCATGCCTTTGGCCGTGCTCTCCACCTGGACCGCAGTGGAAGAGAAGGTCAAGGAGTACATGATCTGCCTGCTGCTCCTGGAAACCGGCATGCTAGGTGCCTTTATCTCTCTGGACCTGTTTCTGTTCTACATATTCTGGGAAGTCATGCTGATCCCGATGTACTTCATCATCGGCATCTGGGGCGGCAAGAACAAAATTTACGCGGCCGTCAAGTTCTTCATCTATACCATGGTCGGCTCGCTGCTCATGCTGGTGGCTCTGATCTTCCTTTACTTCAAAGGATTGGAGGCGGGTTTCACCAACTTCGGCCTGGTGCAGTTCTTCGATCTGCGGCTTGACCCAATGACCCAGACCTGGCTGTTTTTGGCGTTTGCCCTGGCTTTTGCCATCAAGGTGCCCATGTTCCCGCTGCACACCTGGTTGCCGGATGCCCATACCGAGGCCCCGACGGCCGGTTCGGTGATCCTGGCCGCCATCCTGCTGAAGATGGGTACTTACGGCTATGTGCGTTTTGCCCTGCCGCTCTTTCCCGATGCGGCCCATAAGTTCACGCCATTAATCGCCACCTTGGCCGTGATCGGCATCATCTACGCAGCGCTGGTGGCCATGGTGCAGGAAGACGTCAAGAAGCTTG
Encoded proteins:
- the nuoF gene encoding NADH-quinone oxidoreductase subunit NuoF; this translates as MGEAIKILICQGTGGISAGAKKVEAEFRRVLQEKGVDAVVGKRCEVIHTGCRGLCANDVLVDIITDEQGRVTYDFVQPEEVEQIVNEHIVAKTVIEKRKAKPYYNTFVDAQMRVVMSGCGQINPESLDAFLGEDGFKAIEKCVKSMKPEEVIEEVKKSGLRGRGGGGFPTGMKWSFCKASPGDHKYLICNADEGDPGAFMDRSLLEGDPYCIIEGMMVAAYAIGCDFGYVYVRAEYPLAVQRLQRAIDVCYEKGYLGQNIQGWGLNFDMRIKMGAGAFVCGEETALMASIEGQRGMSRPRPPFPAVRGLWGKPTNINNVETFANVRHIINKGAAWYASLGTETTKGTKIFAVTGKVKHTGLVEVPAGMTVRAVLYDVCGGILNNRKFKAVQAGGPSGGCIPGEILDTPVDYDSLIKAGAMMGSGGLVVMDETTCMVDVARFFLSFTRMESCGKCVPCRIGLKVMLDILERITEGRGELSDIDTLLDLGVAIKKASLCGLGQTAPNPILSTINYFRHEYEAHITDKRCPSNSCKELLLWQIVEDKCVKCGACKKACPVDAITWEKGQIAFLDKEKCTKCKSCYDACRFMAIE
- a CDS encoding molybdopterin-dependent oxidoreductase; the protein is MVNLTIDDKQVTAPKSATIYEAAKINGIKIPILCHDKKLKPFGACRMCLVEVEQMKGRQIPACTTPVTDGMIIRTSTPDIIKARKMVLELLLLNHPIDCPVCDKGGDCDLQNLTYEYQVNANRFSDEKFHHEIDYSNPLIERDMNRCVLCGKCARICDEIVSFGALTFISRGIETKIGCEFEGSLNCEFCGSCVSVCPVGSLLARPFKFKARFWALTNQKSVCSYCGTGCNLTLGVKDNKVLTTVYDENQGFHNGQLCCRGRFGYQFINSDKRLTTPLVRKGGALMEASWDEALELVATRLRGAGASAAALATPRLTNEELLLFKKLMEAAGSANYDHSAGYAHAALTKGFARSFGATASPSTILDIQKSDLLLVIKTDSYETHPVIGFEINMAVKNKGAKLNILSDKRGKLSKLPDAKTFVHTPGSEIAVINSLAKAILDEKLAAGSAVSIPGYADLEKALAGFTPDAVAVQSGLSAAAIKQLASDYAKAEKALIIFPVGNAYPGHNADMASAVANLALLTGKLGTEGSGVLCMAEKNNSQGAVDMGFYATSGLQAGQIMDGCASGAIKTLFLAGENPVVSYPNRAVVTTALDKVEFLVVSDLFMTETAAMADVVLPACSFAEKEGTFTSVDRRVQHIKPAIRKVGQSRTDFEIFSTLIAKLGGQAPAAPAAVFGEIAASAPGYAGMSYAALGETGAFAPVDITPAFVVPKTVAVEPAAGKLALVIGSVLYHNGTLSQFGEGPMYVCPEGYVELSRGDAAKLNVAENDLLNVTSAAGSTKLKARISSRMPEGVLFSPYHFGAAEINRVWSGAPVTWVTVTK
- the nuoH gene encoding NADH-quinone oxidoreductase subunit NuoH — its product is MGIEILGLPMMYYIAMVAKVLVAFVFVLLTVAYATYAERKIIGHMQVRLGPMRTGWHGLLQPIADGVKLFFKEEIIPSQASTFAFLIAPLIALIPAFITFAVIPFGGVIEVGGYKIPLQIASYFDMNAGRVFDVNVGVLYILAMSSLGVYGIVLAGWASNSKYSLMGGLRASAQMISYELSAGLAIVSVFMLSGTLSLNEIVNQQSGFGWYAFKQPLAAVMFFICSLAEINRTPFDLPEAETELVSGFCTEYSSMKYAMFFMAEYANMVTVCALTATLFLGGWNGPLATAIPLLGPVYFVAKVYFLMFFCMWIRATLPRYRYDQLMHLGWKVLLPLALVNIVVTGVVGYFIN
- the nuoI gene encoding NADH-quinone oxidoreductase subunit NuoI, giving the protein MNPITPIINGLKITLSHLFKKPVTLQYPTERPKVAQRFRGLHALNVSHNKAKCVACYLCPTVCPAKCITVEAGEDANHDKYAARYEIDMLRCIFCGYCVEACPVDAIRMTGEFELANYRRQDFVYSKERLLEKK
- a CDS encoding NADH-quinone oxidoreductase subunit J gives rise to the protein METLFFLIITLVAIVSAILVITCKNPINSALSLVMTFFCLATYYVMLDAPFMAAVQVMVYAGAIMVLIVFTIMLLNIRVDATKKHSHKIVLGSIIGFFTLVNTAFIIFKSRVAMPNGPLTGEMIRQQGHTELIGREMFTTFLLPFEITSILLLVAIVGAVILAKKKL
- the nuoK gene encoding NADH-quinone oxidoreductase subunit NuoK — encoded protein: MENLNSYLIVSAILFSIGTIGVLTRKNAIVIFMCVELMLNAVNLTFVALSRHLGNLDGQIFVFFVMTVAAAEAAVGLALMIAFYNNKESIDVEDMNIMKW
- the nuoL gene encoding NADH-quinone oxidoreductase subunit L, whose product is MFDNVWLIPLFPFIGFLVNGLLGKKIKNETVIGGIGAFAVLCSFIVSCMTILSLLSLPGEERVANVKLFTWITSGNFNADIAFLIDPLSCVMIMIVTGVGFLIHVYSIGYMHGEEGFYRFFAYLNLFMFSMLLLVLGNNLLLMFVGWEGVGLCSYLLIGYYFHKKSAGDAGKKAFVMNRVGDFGFLLGAFTLFWYMGQNHNVWTIKFTELAANSHLLPTGGIVTVITLCFFLGATGKSAQIPLYTWLPDAMEGPTPVSALIHAATMVTAGVYMIGRMNYLFIRSPETLMVIAVIGACTALFAATIGTAQNDIKRVLAYSTVSQLGYMFLAMGSGAFAAGIFHLMTHAFFKACLFLGSGAVIHSMHHALHHVHSHDDAQDMRNMGGLKSKMPLTFLTFLLATIAISGIPGFSGFFSKDEILWQAFSNPHHGDLNYLLWGMGAVAAGLTAFYMFRLVFMTFFGECRITPKAKDHLHESPMVIVIPLIVLAALSVVGGYIGLPKLIGELFGGIPNYFEHYLEPVFKFSEEYMAQHAAHGAEHHSIGLEWGLMGLSVLIALFGIGVAFTMYVKNTELPKRFVATFPALHRAVYNKWYIDELYDYLFVNPCKALGRFLWKGFDVVVVDGAVNGVANVVMAFSGVFRYMQSGYIYNYAWSMAFGVVVMLGYYVFK
- a CDS encoding NADH-quinone oxidoreductase subunit M; translated protein: MSNHLLSLTTFLPILGVLLLLFIPKDSKGVLRGVALAVTVVTFLVSLPILTGFQTNADFQFTENVPWIAAGPFAMRYNVGIDGISLWLVILTTFIMPLAVLSTWTAVEEKVKEYMICLLLLETGMLGAFISLDLFLFYIFWEVMLIPMYFIIGIWGGKNKIYAAVKFFIYTMVGSLLMLVALIFLYFKGLEAGFTNFGLVQFFDLRLDPMTQTWLFLAFALAFAIKVPMFPLHTWLPDAHTEAPTAGSVILAAILLKMGTYGYVRFALPLFPDAAHKFTPLIATLAVIGIIYAALVAMVQEDVKKLVAYSSVAHLGFVMLGVFAFNSQGITGGLLQMLNHGVSTGALFLIVGFIYERRHTRLITDFGGLSKQMPIFATIFMIVTLSSIGLPGTNGFVGEFLILLGSFESGLRWWAVVASSGVILSAVYMLWMFQRVMFGELDNPKNQKLSDLNAREIAIMVPLIALIFIMGVYPNPFIEKMDPAIQKLIAQTKPTGMSAQQMPSMQGLPAGHPAMPGMAVPAVEQTAPAAENPNEVK